A single genomic interval of Littorina saxatilis isolate snail1 linkage group LG17, US_GU_Lsax_2.0, whole genome shotgun sequence harbors:
- the LOC138952498 gene encoding uncharacterized protein: MGFKRDICKGLFEIHPDRQTVMTSATWLADVQCDRAGRRSVRHGRQTFSATWPADVQCDMAGRRSVRHGWQTFNATWPADVQCDMAGRRSVRHGWQTFNATWLADVQCDMAGRCSVRHGRQTFSATWPADVQGDMAGRRSVRHGQQTFSATWLADVQCDMAGRCSVRHGRQTFSATWLADVQCDMAGRRSVQHGRQTFSATWPADIRCDMVGRRSATGQPVHEETPAHSCGIPGPGGCFSMATAGRWWHR, encoded by the exons TGCGACATGGCTGGCAGATGTTCAGTGCGACAGGGCCGGCAGACGTTCAGTGCGACATGGCCGGCAGACGTTCAGTGCGACATGGCCGGCAGACGTTCAGTGCGACATGGCCGGCAGACGTTCAGTGCGACATGGCTGGCAGACGTTCAATGCGACATGGCCGGCAGATGTTCAGTGCGACATGGCCGGCAGACGTTCAGTGCGACATGGCTGGCAGACGTTCAATGCGACATGGCTGGCAGACGTTCAATGCGACATGGCCGGCAGATGTTCAGTGCGACATGGCCGGCAGACGTTCAGTGCGACATGGCCGGCAGACGTTCAGGGCGACATGGCTGGCAGACGTTCAGTGCGACATGGCCAGCAGACGTTCAGTGCGACATGGCTGGCAGACGTTCAGTGCGACATGGCCGGCAGATGTTCAGTGCGACATGGCCGGCAGACGTTCAGTGCGACATGGCTGGCAGACGTTCAGTGCGACATGGCCGGCAGACGTTCAGTGCAACATGGCCGGCAGACGTTCAGTGCGACATGGCCGGCAGACATTCGGTGCGACATGGTCGGCAGACGTTCAGCAACTGGCCAACCAGTACATGAAGAAACCCCTGCACATTCATGTGGGATCCCTGGACCTGGCG GCTGTTTCTCCATGGCCACAGCTGGAAGATGGTGGCACAGATGA